A stretch of the Haloplanus aerogenes genome encodes the following:
- a CDS encoding chromosome partitioning protein, with the protein MSLIGRSINLVLALLICVSVAGTAGATLYYQESVEELDAENSQLRQQNQQLRQDLQSTRSDLQDTRQRLQELNQSLSTTRSDVNQVSENLEETEGELESTEEELASTRQNLQSARQQVQELEGRVSTLEDRNSDLQSEVNSLESTNQNLRQQRNQLQNDVDDLNDEVSQLEDDVSSLENQVNDLEDENANLRNEVQDLRQQRNQACSMINGSKPSFCP; encoded by the coding sequence ATGAGCCTGATCGGTCGTTCGATTAATCTCGTCCTCGCCCTCCTCATCTGTGTGTCCGTCGCGGGCACCGCAGGTGCCACCCTGTACTACCAGGAGTCGGTCGAGGAACTCGACGCCGAGAACAGCCAACTCCGACAGCAGAACCAACAGCTCCGGCAGGACCTCCAGTCGACCCGATCCGACCTGCAGGACACCCGCCAGCGCCTCCAGGAGCTGAATCAGAGCCTCAGCACCACCCGGAGCGACGTGAACCAGGTCTCCGAGAACCTCGAAGAGACCGAAGGGGAACTGGAGTCGACGGAGGAGGAACTCGCGTCGACGCGCCAGAACCTGCAGTCCGCCCGGCAACAAGTGCAGGAACTCGAAGGCCGGGTCAGCACGCTCGAAGACCGGAACAGCGACCTCCAGTCCGAGGTCAACAGTCTGGAGTCCACGAACCAGAACCTCCGCCAGCAGCGCAATCAGCTCCAGAACGACGTGGACGACCTGAACGACGAAGTGTCGCAACTCGAAGACGACGTGAGTAGCCTCGAAAATCAGGTGAACGACCTCGAAGACGAGAACGCCAATCTCCGGAATGAGGTGCAGGACCTCCGGCAACAGCGAAACCAGGCGTGTTCCATGATCAACGGCTCCAAGCCGAGTTTCTGCCCATGA
- a CDS encoding DUF7502 family protein yields MSTSDTATAEEADDADPPTEARRIRRALTEIRREGWKVAVIYAVVDATLATLLVNLVATFVGGVPRLPTRLPIPPAILRFLRETVGVTLAEPTVSSAAVVGAAVGLLVFVVEVAWRVRRPLVEQFEAANPALRESLRTARDAVGEGRRPSKRRPTAGGTDRHSRMARRLYESVLDDLKRSSSIGLLDLRRVAVTVVLITAVSVATIHLAVVDITLAGLGDTPEAETPGGGTQSDYTGLQDGSSILGEPEDVPTGEENLDATVDTSGSGSGQGSDAESAAAYEDSGFGGDDAVESQRAGFTEREQLEDAELIREYNLRIRQESQETENE; encoded by the coding sequence ATGAGTACGTCGGATACCGCCACCGCCGAAGAGGCGGACGACGCCGACCCGCCGACCGAGGCGCGCCGCATCCGCCGCGCGCTCACCGAGATCAGGCGCGAGGGGTGGAAGGTGGCCGTCATCTACGCCGTCGTCGACGCGACGCTCGCGACGCTGCTGGTGAACCTCGTCGCGACGTTCGTGGGTGGCGTTCCTCGACTCCCGACGCGGCTGCCCATCCCGCCGGCGATTCTCCGTTTCCTCCGGGAGACGGTGGGGGTGACGCTCGCGGAACCGACGGTGTCGAGCGCCGCCGTCGTCGGCGCCGCCGTCGGGCTTCTCGTCTTCGTCGTCGAGGTGGCGTGGCGGGTGCGACGGCCGCTGGTCGAACAGTTCGAGGCCGCCAACCCCGCACTCCGCGAGTCGCTGCGGACCGCGCGGGACGCAGTGGGCGAGGGGCGACGCCCCTCGAAGCGCCGGCCGACGGCCGGCGGCACGGACCGCCACTCGCGGATGGCCCGCCGGCTCTACGAGAGCGTCCTCGACGACCTCAAACGCTCGTCGAGCATCGGTCTCCTCGACCTCCGGCGCGTCGCGGTGACCGTCGTTCTCATCACCGCCGTGAGCGTCGCGACGATTCATCTGGCCGTCGTCGACATCACGCTCGCCGGTCTCGGTGACACGCCGGAGGCGGAGACGCCTGGCGGCGGCACCCAGTCGGACTACACCGGCCTGCAGGACGGGTCGTCCATCCTCGGCGAACCGGAGGACGTGCCGACGGGCGAGGAGAATCTGGACGCCACCGTCGACACCAGCGGGTCGGGGAGCGGCCAAGGGAGCGACGCCGAGTCGGCGGCAGCCTACGAGGACAGCGGCTTCGGCGGAGATGATGCTGTCGAGAGCCAGCGCGCCGGCTTCACGGAGCGCGAACAGCTCGAAGACGCGGAGCTGATCCGGGAGTACAACCTTCGAATACGGCAGGAAAGTCAGGAGACGGAAAACGAATGA
- a CDS encoding AAA family ATPase: MSETDIDTLQQRLGRVREEVGKRIIGQHEVLERLLVCIIADGNALLESNPGLGKTTMVRTVADVTDLDFSRVQNTPDLMPSDITGTEIIRESGGNREFVFEKGPIFANVVLADEINRATPKTQAALLEAMQEKQVTAAGETYDLPRPFFVLATQNPIDQEGTYPLPEAQTDRFLLKLVLDYPSYEEEQDIVNLYTGGGSGGAPPPVEKVLTREEIKQIQSLVREVPIADDVRDRAIQLVRATREAETVDFGASPRASMGLVLTAKARAFLQGRNHVSWEDVEAMAPPVLRHRILLDFRAEREGLTTDDVIADLVDDV; the protein is encoded by the coding sequence ATGAGCGAAACGGACATCGACACGCTACAGCAACGACTCGGCCGCGTCCGCGAGGAGGTCGGCAAACGTATCATCGGGCAGCACGAGGTGCTCGAACGCCTGCTCGTCTGCATCATCGCGGACGGCAACGCGCTACTGGAGAGCAATCCCGGCCTCGGGAAGACCACCATGGTCCGGACCGTCGCCGACGTGACCGACCTCGACTTCTCGCGGGTGCAGAACACGCCCGACCTGATGCCCTCGGACATCACGGGAACCGAGATCATCCGCGAATCCGGTGGCAACCGCGAGTTCGTCTTCGAGAAGGGGCCTATCTTCGCGAACGTCGTCCTCGCGGACGAGATCAACCGCGCGACGCCGAAGACACAGGCCGCCCTGCTGGAAGCGATGCAGGAGAAGCAGGTGACGGCGGCGGGCGAGACGTACGACCTCCCGCGGCCCTTCTTCGTCCTCGCGACGCAGAACCCCATCGACCAGGAAGGGACCTACCCGCTCCCCGAGGCGCAGACGGACCGCTTCCTGCTGAAACTCGTCCTCGATTACCCCTCCTACGAGGAGGAACAGGACATCGTGAACCTCTACACCGGCGGCGGGTCGGGTGGGGCGCCCCCGCCGGTCGAGAAGGTGCTCACGCGCGAGGAGATCAAGCAGATCCAGTCGCTCGTCCGCGAGGTGCCCATCGCCGACGACGTGCGCGACCGGGCGATCCAACTGGTGCGAGCGACCCGCGAGGCGGAGACGGTCGACTTCGGTGCGAGTCCGCGCGCGAGCATGGGTCTCGTCCTCACCGCCAAGGCGCGGGCGTTCCTGCAGGGCCGCAACCACGTCTCGTGGGAGGACGTGGAGGCGATGGCGCCGCCGGTCCTCCGTCATCGCATCCTGCTCGACTTCCGGGCCGAGCGCGAGGGCCTGACCACCGACGACGTGATCGCGGATCTCGTCGACGACGTATGA
- a CDS encoding DUF58 domain-containing protein: protein MTIDPDFLDELDRFEASMNQQTTAIKKGERESPSVGEGLTFSDYRRYSPGDDTRLIDWRLYARTEEFFIKQFEEERNLTVHILLDASASMDFGEGDEHKFEFGAKLGLSYAYLTAEEHDDFRFSLFRERPERIDTSKSSRGEVLALVDRLNETVPDGEADFETALSEYAASIRSRSLVVVVTDCIGDLDGLETGLASLSRNEVVLVQVLSPDELDPEVGGDTIFEDLESDLTRRTYFGGRLATEYRSRVDDFVDDVTGRAQDLRITHELIATDEDFFDAFSSVWIG from the coding sequence ATGACCATCGACCCCGACTTTCTCGACGAACTCGATCGCTTCGAGGCTTCGATGAACCAGCAGACCACGGCGATCAAGAAAGGCGAGCGGGAGTCGCCGAGCGTCGGGGAGGGGTTGACCTTCAGCGACTACCGGCGCTACTCGCCGGGCGACGACACCCGCCTCATCGACTGGCGGCTCTACGCCCGCACGGAGGAGTTCTTCATCAAGCAGTTCGAGGAGGAGCGCAACCTCACGGTCCACATCCTGCTCGACGCGAGCGCGTCGATGGATTTCGGCGAGGGCGACGAACACAAGTTCGAGTTCGGCGCGAAACTGGGACTGAGCTACGCCTATCTCACCGCCGAGGAACACGACGACTTCCGCTTCTCCCTGTTCCGGGAGCGCCCCGAACGCATCGACACCAGCAAGTCCTCACGTGGCGAGGTGTTGGCGCTGGTCGACCGCCTCAACGAGACGGTCCCCGACGGAGAGGCGGACTTCGAGACGGCGCTCTCGGAGTACGCGGCGTCGATTCGCTCGCGGTCGCTCGTCGTCGTCGTCACCGACTGCATCGGCGATCTGGACGGCCTAGAGACGGGGCTGGCGTCGCTTTCGCGCAACGAAGTCGTCCTCGTGCAGGTGCTCTCGCCGGACGAACTCGATCCCGAAGTCGGCGGCGACACCATCTTCGAGGACCTCGAATCCGACCTGACCAGACGAACTTACTTCGGCGGGCGACTGGCGACGGAGTACCGGAGCCGCGTCGACGACTTCGTCGACGACGTGACGGGGCGGGCACAGGACCTCCGGATCACGCACGAACTCATCGCGACCGACGAGGACTTCTTCGACGCCTTCTCGTCCGTCTGGATCGGGTGA
- a CDS encoding PfkB family carbohydrate kinase — MSYDDLVARLADGLDPVRVGAFPDGSVDDYYRLRDGESTVTSREAFAAGLTAGRDSFTLDHVVTDAGGQSVNAARQAAALGDDVTLAGHLDHPIFEFAFETVSMGSPARVRVCLFDADDVMLVEESDDLSSWSFADLETALDVDDFLERDALCCVNWASMPGLGPTLGDIAARDPDGGVFCVDPGPLSTAQAGDLLDALTRLDGVYDVVLSVNDDEARRLADAAGNGESAATDADALDGVRAAAGATGVVVHGEDAAVAATPSGRVRVPTLDVSRALTETGAGDRFSAGLARSLAAGWDWPLAVAMGNACAAYYVSGNGTGSATDLQAHVDAHRP, encoded by the coding sequence ATGTCGTACGACGATCTCGTCGCCCGTCTGGCGGACGGCCTCGACCCGGTCCGCGTTGGAGCCTTTCCGGACGGCAGCGTCGACGACTACTACCGGCTTCGAGACGGCGAGTCGACGGTCACCTCGCGCGAGGCGTTCGCCGCGGGACTTACCGCCGGCCGCGACTCGTTCACGCTCGATCACGTGGTGACCGACGCGGGCGGGCAGTCCGTGAACGCGGCGCGGCAGGCGGCGGCGCTGGGCGACGACGTGACCCTCGCCGGCCACCTCGATCACCCCATCTTCGAGTTCGCCTTCGAGACGGTGTCGATGGGATCGCCTGCCCGCGTCCGGGTCTGTCTGTTCGACGCCGACGACGTGATGCTCGTCGAGGAGTCGGACGACCTCTCCTCGTGGTCCTTCGCGGATCTGGAAACGGCGCTGGACGTCGACGACTTTCTCGAACGCGACGCGCTCTGCTGTGTCAACTGGGCGTCGATGCCGGGACTCGGCCCGACACTCGGCGACATCGCGGCACGGGACCCCGACGGCGGCGTCTTCTGTGTCGACCCCGGACCGCTCTCGACGGCGCAGGCGGGCGACCTTCTCGACGCGCTCACCCGCCTCGACGGCGTCTACGATGTCGTGTTGAGCGTCAACGACGACGAGGCCAGACGGCTGGCGGACGCTGCGGGCAACGGGGAGTCGGCCGCGACCGACGCCGACGCTCTCGACGGCGTCCGGGCGGCGGCGGGTGCGACGGGCGTCGTCGTCCACGGCGAGGACGCCGCCGTCGCGGCGACGCCCTCGGGGAGGGTGCGGGTCCCGACGCTCGACGTGTCGCGGGCGCTGACGGAGACGGGAGCGGGTGACCGCTTCAGCGCCGGCCTCGCGCGCTCGCTGGCGGCGGGGTGGGATTGGCCCCTCGCCGTCGCCATGGGGAACGCCTGCGCCGCCTACTACGTCTCGGGGAACGGCACGGGAAGCGCCACCGACCTGCAGGCACACGTCGACGCGCATCGACCGTAG
- a CDS encoding EamA family transporter: MGYLQWALVALVAYSAVAPLVGFATTGDPKIPSFVAALITNGLLLVATIGVVLYEGHSVTTYLSHPKAPYLYLAGLFLAVGILAYYRALSLGPVSAVVPIFGTFLVVSSVVGIVFLSESLTLRKVAGIACAMLGIYLVSV, from the coding sequence ATGGGTTATCTCCAGTGGGCGCTCGTGGCGCTCGTCGCCTACTCGGCGGTCGCACCGCTGGTCGGTTTCGCGACGACCGGCGATCCGAAGATTCCGAGTTTCGTCGCCGCACTCATCACCAACGGCCTCCTCCTCGTCGCCACCATCGGCGTCGTCCTCTACGAGGGCCACTCGGTGACGACGTACCTCTCCCACCCCAAGGCGCCGTATCTCTACCTCGCCGGCCTGTTTCTGGCGGTGGGGATTCTCGCGTACTACCGCGCGCTCTCGCTCGGCCCCGTCAGCGCCGTCGTCCCCATCTTCGGCACCTTCCTCGTCGTCAGTTCCGTCGTCGGCATCGTCTTCCTGAGCGAATCGCTGACACTCCGCAAGGTGGCAGGCATCGCGTGTGCGATGCTCGGTATCTATCTGGTGTCGGTGTAG
- a CDS encoding DUF5518 domain-containing protein: MSRTGPLSETWRHALVGGLVALPGTAYLLWQLGSELSLGPVLLGGLVAGYLHAGDTSARRSVGIRVGLIGGLPVLWMLTDVLVAVRGAAGPAWFQAAAVGMGVGAILTVSLLAFGLAAVTGVVGAAIGDWLSRKTGRRQSPATGT, encoded by the coding sequence GTGTCCCGAACTGGTCCCCTTTCCGAGACGTGGCGGCACGCGCTCGTCGGCGGCCTCGTCGCCCTCCCCGGTACCGCCTACCTGCTCTGGCAATTGGGTAGCGAACTCTCCCTCGGCCCCGTCCTCCTCGGCGGCCTCGTCGCCGGCTACCTCCACGCAGGCGACACGTCGGCGCGCCGCTCGGTCGGCATCCGCGTCGGCCTGATCGGCGGGTTGCCGGTGCTCTGGATGCTGACCGACGTGCTCGTCGCCGTTCGTGGCGCGGCGGGGCCGGCGTGGTTCCAAGCCGCCGCCGTCGGGATGGGTGTCGGAGCGATACTAACGGTGTCCCTGCTCGCCTTCGGGCTGGCCGCGGTGACGGGCGTCGTCGGCGCGGCCATCGGTGACTGGCTGTCGCGGAAGACCGGCCGGCGACAGTCGCCCGCCACGGGCACCTGA
- a CDS encoding thioredoxin family protein codes for MALPESDSELEDGDVAPDFELPGVDGETYTLDSFDEDALLVVFTCNHCPYAQAKFDLLNDIATEDDVAVVGINANDAEEYPEDSVEKMQAFVEEGRVAYDAYLRDETAEVARAYGAVCTPDPFLFRREDGEYRLAYHGRLDDALGPDEEATEFYIRQAIDTVRAGEDVDLDPGPSRGCGIKWP; via the coding sequence ATGGCACTTCCGGAATCCGACTCCGAACTCGAAGACGGCGACGTAGCGCCCGACTTCGAACTTCCCGGCGTCGACGGCGAGACGTACACCCTCGACTCCTTCGACGAAGACGCCCTCCTCGTCGTCTTCACCTGTAACCACTGCCCCTACGCGCAGGCGAAGTTCGACCTGCTGAACGACATCGCGACCGAGGACGACGTGGCCGTCGTCGGCATCAACGCCAACGACGCCGAGGAGTACCCCGAGGACTCCGTCGAGAAGATGCAGGCGTTCGTCGAAGAGGGCCGCGTCGCCTACGACGCCTATCTCCGCGACGAGACGGCCGAGGTGGCCCGCGCCTACGGCGCCGTCTGCACCCCCGATCCCTTCCTCTTCCGGCGCGAAGACGGCGAGTATCGACTGGCGTACCACGGCCGCCTCGACGACGCCCTCGGCCCCGACGAGGAGGCCACCGAGTTCTACATCCGGCAGGCTATCGACACGGTGCGCGCGGGCGAGGACGTGGACCTCGACCCCGGTCCGTCGCGTGGCTGCGGGATCAAGTGGCCGTAA
- a CDS encoding thioredoxin family protein yields MQDTDAAPIRVDTAADLDALVDDHDRVLVEFFTEGCGVCASMEPVLSVVARETDVPVVLVNPRDDPVLVDRFDIRSVPTLVLFERGAEVKRLADGFVGAERLVAFVEEAD; encoded by the coding sequence ATGCAAGACACCGACGCCGCCCCGATTCGTGTCGACACGGCTGCCGACCTTGACGCCCTCGTCGACGACCACGACCGCGTCCTCGTCGAGTTCTTCACCGAGGGCTGTGGCGTCTGCGCCTCGATGGAACCGGTCCTGAGCGTCGTCGCCCGAGAAACGGACGTTCCCGTCGTCCTCGTCAACCCTCGCGACGACCCCGTGTTGGTCGACCGGTTCGACATCCGAAGCGTGCCGACGCTCGTGCTGTTCGAGCGCGGAGCGGAAGTGAAGCGACTGGCGGACGGGTTCGTCGGCGCCGAACGACTGGTCGCGTTCGTCGAAGAAGCGGACTGA
- a CDS encoding RNA-binding protein, with amino-acid sequence MSSVPFHYVDLRTFCYATEDEKRVEEALRTYLPDEFEIERQVTTGHHGDRIVVLSARLENADDVRHVLDCLTDLPDYDTFLDELDDRVSEDCSLYLTLDKQAAFGGEVRQGDGITLRGKVEAYPAKRESAVENAREAFEAARE; translated from the coding sequence ATGTCGAGTGTCCCCTTTCACTACGTCGATCTGCGAACCTTCTGTTACGCGACGGAAGACGAGAAGCGCGTCGAGGAGGCGCTCCGGACGTATCTCCCCGACGAGTTCGAGATAGAGCGACAGGTGACGACCGGGCACCACGGTGACCGGATCGTCGTCCTCTCGGCGCGACTGGAGAACGCCGACGACGTGCGTCACGTCCTCGACTGCCTGACCGACCTCCCCGACTACGACACCTTCCTCGACGAACTCGACGACCGGGTGTCCGAAGACTGTTCGCTCTACCTGACACTGGACAAGCAGGCCGCGTTCGGCGGCGAGGTGCGACAGGGCGACGGCATCACCCTCCGCGGGAAAGTCGAGGCCTACCCCGCGAAACGCGAGTCGGCTGTCGAGAACGCCCGCGAGGCGTTCGAGGCGGCGCGCGAGTAA
- a CDS encoding DUF1918 domain-containing protein, with protein MSFEKDDSVVLHDKHSEYDGETGTITQVMETMFGDATYTVSFEDGQETGVPEDALEAADGDSDDDE; from the coding sequence ATGAGCTTCGAGAAAGACGACTCGGTCGTACTCCACGACAAACACAGCGAGTACGACGGCGAGACCGGGACGATCACGCAGGTGATGGAGACGATGTTCGGCGACGCCACGTACACGGTCAGCTTCGAAGACGGACAGGAGACGGGTGTGCCGGAGGACGCCCTCGAAGCGGCCGACGGCGACAGCGACGACGACGAATAG
- a CDS encoding thioredoxin domain-containing protein, producing the protein MHGTRRQYLRAAVGVGGVGLVAGCLGGGTRGTSDCDIEDEPTVSDLPAPTIGPSDAEVTVAAFEDFACPHCATYSLEVFPDLRAEYVETGVVRYEFHDFPIPVDERWSWQTASAARGVQDETDDATFFEYAHALFENQNDYSPALVTDLANDVGAPGCAIQADALNETYRPVIEADRQRALDRGAQGTPAIYVAGRSVEPSYDAIASAIEAER; encoded by the coding sequence ATGCATGGAACTCGGCGGCAGTATCTGCGTGCGGCGGTCGGCGTCGGCGGCGTCGGACTCGTGGCTGGCTGTCTCGGCGGCGGCACTCGCGGCACGAGCGACTGCGACATCGAGGACGAACCGACAGTGTCGGACCTCCCCGCGCCGACCATCGGCCCCAGCGACGCCGAGGTGACCGTCGCGGCGTTCGAGGACTTCGCCTGTCCCCACTGTGCGACCTACAGTCTGGAGGTGTTTCCCGACCTCCGCGCGGAGTACGTCGAGACGGGTGTCGTCCGCTACGAGTTCCACGACTTCCCCATCCCCGTCGACGAGCGGTGGTCGTGGCAGACCGCCAGCGCCGCCCGCGGCGTGCAGGACGAGACGGACGATGCGACCTTCTTCGAGTACGCCCACGCACTCTTCGAGAACCAGAACGACTACTCGCCGGCGCTCGTCACGGACCTCGCGAACGACGTGGGGGCGCCGGGATGTGCGATTCAGGCCGACGCCCTCAACGAGACGTATCGGCCGGTGATCGAAGCGGACCGCCAGCGTGCTCTCGACCGCGGGGCGCAGGGGACGCCCGCTATCTACGTCGCCGGACGGTCGGTCGAGCCGAGTTACGACGCCATCGCGAGCGCTATCGAGGCCGAACGGTAG
- a CDS encoding TlpA family protein disulfide reductase → MSDDSDDGGTLGRRHLLAGLVGTGLVGAGAVGSGVVDVGSKSGAHLPVEVTTLDAVGSTAGTQQVPAAGTPTLIDCFATWCGPCIEQMDSLGTAYDRYGDEVAFVSVTNERFGGGLDADDVRAWWRDNDGRWTLGHDPEGDLLAALGASGLPYLALTDAEGSVVWTHGGVASAETLDREISSVV, encoded by the coding sequence ATGAGCGACGACTCGGACGACGGGGGCACCCTCGGCCGCCGGCACCTCCTCGCTGGCCTCGTGGGCACGGGACTCGTCGGCGCCGGCGCCGTCGGGAGCGGCGTCGTCGACGTGGGGAGCAAGAGCGGCGCCCACCTCCCCGTCGAGGTGACGACGCTCGACGCTGTGGGATCGACGGCCGGTACGCAGCAGGTGCCGGCGGCGGGGACGCCGACACTGATCGACTGCTTCGCGACGTGGTGTGGCCCCTGTATCGAACAGATGGACTCGCTGGGGACGGCGTACGACCGCTACGGCGACGAGGTGGCGTTCGTCTCGGTCACCAACGAACGCTTCGGCGGCGGCCTCGACGCCGACGACGTGCGGGCGTGGTGGCGCGACAACGACGGCCGGTGGACGCTCGGCCACGACCCCGAGGGCGACTTGCTGGCGGCGCTCGGCGCCAGCGGCCTCCCCTACCTCGCCCTCACCGACGCCGAGGGATCGGTCGTCTGGACTCACGGGGGCGTCGCCTCGGCCGAGACGCTCGACCGGGAGATTTCGTCGGTCGTGTGA